The following are encoded together in the Pleurocapsa sp. FMAR1 genome:
- a CDS encoding chlorophyll a/b-binding protein has protein sequence MENKTPTEHYDVQSSRKYGEFATKFQFGSNPSAEIWNGRLAMIGFLGALAVELTTGQGFFHWLGIV, from the coding sequence ATGGAAAATAAAACACCAACAGAACATTATGATGTTCAATCCAGCCGCAAGTATGGCGAATTCGCTACCAAGTTTCAATTCGGTTCTAATCCTAGTGCTGAAATTTGGAATGGTAGATTAGCTATGATTGGATTTTTGGGAGCATTAGCGGTGGAATTAACTACTGGACAAGGGTTCTTCCACTGGCTTGGCATTGTGTAA
- a CDS encoding carbon-nitrogen hydrolase family protein: protein MKSYLAAAVQMTSKPDLGKNLVEAEELIELAVHKGAELVSLPENFAFLGQEVDKIAQAREIADKSEQFLKKMAQRFQITILGGGFPVPVADNPEKAYNTAVLVTPDGQQAVHYQKVHLFDVNVPDGNTYQESSTVMAGERIPPIYDSEKLGKLGLSICYDVRFPEFYRYLSHLGADVLFIPAAFTAFTGKDHWQVLLQARAIENTCYVIAPAQTGNHYERRYTHGHAMIIDPWGVILADAGNAPGVAIAEINPDRLQQVRQQMPSLQHRVFV from the coding sequence GTCGAGGCAGAAGAATTAATCGAGCTAGCAGTTCACAAAGGCGCAGAATTAGTTAGTCTGCCAGAAAATTTTGCTTTTTTAGGTCAAGAAGTAGACAAAATTGCTCAAGCAAGGGAAATTGCGGACAAATCCGAGCAGTTTCTCAAAAAAATGGCGCAGAGGTTTCAAATCACAATTTTAGGTGGTGGCTTTCCTGTTCCTGTAGCAGATAACCCAGAGAAAGCCTATAATACAGCGGTTTTAGTTACCCCCGATGGTCAACAGGCTGTTCACTATCAAAAAGTTCATTTGTTTGATGTCAACGTCCCTGATGGCAATACCTATCAAGAATCTAGCACCGTCATGGCTGGCGAGAGAATTCCTCCTATCTATGACTCTGAAAAATTAGGTAAATTGGGTTTATCTATCTGTTATGATGTTCGCTTTCCAGAATTTTACCGTTATCTATCTCATTTGGGAGCAGATGTACTATTTATTCCGGCTGCCTTTACCGCTTTTACAGGTAAAGATCACTGGCAAGTATTATTACAGGCAAGAGCGATTGAAAACACCTGTTATGTTATCGCTCCTGCCCAAACAGGCAACCATTACGAACGTCGCTACACTCATGGTCATGCCATGATTATCGACCCTTGGGGAGTAATCCTAGCTGATGCAGGCAATGCCCCAGGAGTAGCTATAGCCGAAATAAATCCTGATCGTTTACAGCAAGTACGCCAACAAATGCCTTCCTTGCAACACCGCGTTTTTGTTTGA